In Manis pentadactyla isolate mManPen7 chromosome 3, mManPen7.hap1, whole genome shotgun sequence, a single window of DNA contains:
- the LOC118921477 gene encoding olfactory receptor 13C3 — MNKINQTFVSEFLLLGLSGYPKIEIIYFVIILVMYLVILIGNSLLIIASIFDSHLHTPMYFFLGNLSFLDICYTSSSVPSTLVSLVSKKRNISFSGCAVQMFFGFAMGSTECLLLGMMAFDRYVAICNPLRYSIIMSKMVYVLMASVSWLSGGINSIVQTSLAMALPFCGNNIINHFTCEILAVLKLACADISLNIITMVISNMAFLVLPLVVIVFSYMFILYTILRMNSATGRRKAFSTCSAHLTVVIIFYGTIFFMYAKPKSQEVSGENKLQTSDKLISLFYGVVTPMLNPIIYSLRNKDVKAAVKYLLNRKPIL; from the coding sequence ATGAACAAAATTAACCAGACATTtgtatcagaatttcttcttctggGTCTTTCTGGATATCCAAAGATTGAGATCATTTACTTTGTTATAATTTTAGTAATGTATCTAGTGATTCTAATTGGCAACAGTCTTCTGATCATAGCAAGCATCTTTGATTCCCATCTTCACacccccatgtatttcttcctggGCAACCTCTCTTTCCTGGATATCTGCTATACATCATCCTCTGTTCCCTCAACTCTGGTGAGCTTAGtctcaaagaaaagaaacatttccttCTCTGGATGTGCAGTACAGATGTTCTTTGGGTTTGCAATGGGATCAACAGAGTGTTTGCTCCTTGGAATGATGGCCtttgaccgctatgtggccatctgtaacCCTCTGAGATACTCCATCATCATGAGCAAGATGGTGTATGTGCTGATGGCTTCTGTGTCATGGCTCTCCGGTGGAATCAACTCAATTGTGCAAACATCCCTTGCCATGGCATTGCCTTTTTGTGGAAATAATATTATCAATCATTTCACATGTGAAATATTAGCTGTCCTCAAGTTGGCTTGTGCTGACATATCCCTCAATATTATCACCATGGTGATATCAAATATGGCATTCCTAGTTCTTCCActggtggtcattgttttctcCTATATGTTCATCCTCTACACCATCTTGAGAATGAACTCAGCCACAGGGAGACGCaaggccttttccacctgctcAGCACATCTGACTGTGGTGATCATATTTTATGGTACCATCTTCTTTATGTATGCCAAACCCAAGTCTCAAGAAGTGTCTGGGGAAAACAAATTGCAAACTTCAGACAAGCTCATTTCCCTATTTTATGGGGTAGTGACCCCCATGCTAAATCCTATAATCTACAGCTTGAGGAATAAGGATGTAAAAGCTGCTGTAAAATATCTGCTAAACCGAAAACCTATTCTGTAA